The Desmonostoc muscorum LEGE 12446 genome includes a region encoding these proteins:
- a CDS encoding efflux RND transporter permease subunit codes for MFVDFFIKRPIFASVCAILILLIGLISIATLPIARFPEISPTQISVTSNYSGASAEVVESGVTNILERQINGVEGLRYLTSSSSNDGTSTITATFDSSRNKDIAAVDVQNRVSIAQPQLPESVQRTGVRVSKESSNILLAIGLFAENNEYDNIFLSNYADLYLADALKRVKGVSNAQVFGERRYAMRLWLDPSRLASRGLTTQDVANALSEQNLQVGAGRIGQEPAPEGQRYQLDVRASSRLTEPGEFGEIVLRTEDDGTLVKLKDVGRAELGAENYNTFLRFRGKDAIGLGIYQVPGSNALDVAKGVKDEIARLAPSFPPGMKYQVAFDTTMFVEESMAEVVKTLIESVVLVVLVIFVFLQDWRTTLIPALTIPLSLIGTFVFVKVFNFSINSLTLFGLTLGSGMVVDDAIVIVEQISRFIKDKGISPRRAASESMAELLGAVIATSLVLMAVFIPVAFFPGTTGALYQQFALTIAFSIAISTFLALTLTPSLCGVLLRQGQRTSGWLGWIFDQINRFLDWAQYNYKRSLNFLTRFKSVIIGLFIVSLGMTAWLYTTVPTAFLPDEDEGYFITIIQGPQGVSLQYTSDVIAEVEKEILKIPEVLGTFAIGGFGFSGSTANSGIIFTTLKSWDERSKPDQSVQAIIGKLQGKLSSIPEARIFAVNPPPIQGLGNFGGFVFQLQDRRGNTGLENLVQSMGQLLGRANQTPGLQAVFSTFAADTPQLVVEVDRNKAKALQVSIDDVFSTLQTALGSQYVNDFNLQQRSYRVYIQADQQFRSNPKDIGKLYVRSQKNQMIPLSNLVKVTPTVGAQTINHYNLFRSIEINGAAAPGSSSGDAIKAMEQVAKAVLPADFSYEWSGTALEEIDSGSLAPLIFGLGLVFVFLVLAAQYENYIDPFIILLSVPLAIFGALIAQSLRGFSNDVYCQIGLLMLIGLASKNGILIVEFANQLREQGLSITKAVIEASQERLRPILMTGFSTLLGIYPLVVATGAGAGSRQSLGTAVFGGMLIATFLSLFIVPILYIVIKETTERFIKPKRHQELQS; via the coding sequence ATGTTTGTTGACTTTTTTATTAAGCGGCCAATCTTTGCATCGGTCTGCGCCATTCTTATCCTTTTAATAGGATTAATCAGTATTGCAACACTCCCGATCGCCAGGTTCCCAGAAATTAGTCCCACTCAAATCAGTGTCACTTCCAACTACAGCGGAGCTAGTGCTGAAGTTGTAGAAAGCGGTGTTACCAATATCTTAGAAAGGCAAATCAACGGGGTTGAGGGACTGAGATATCTCACATCCAGCAGCAGTAATGATGGCACCAGTACCATTACAGCCACCTTTGATTCATCGCGGAATAAAGATATTGCGGCGGTGGATGTGCAAAATCGTGTTTCTATTGCCCAACCGCAATTACCAGAGTCGGTGCAACGCACGGGAGTGCGAGTATCAAAAGAGTCTAGCAACATTCTCTTAGCAATTGGTTTATTCGCGGAAAATAATGAATACGACAATATATTCTTAAGCAACTATGCTGACCTTTACTTAGCAGATGCCTTAAAAAGAGTCAAAGGTGTCAGTAATGCCCAAGTTTTTGGCGAACGCCGCTACGCCATGCGCTTGTGGTTAGATCCGAGTCGGCTTGCTAGTCGGGGATTAACAACTCAGGATGTGGCAAATGCCTTATCGGAACAAAACCTTCAAGTGGGTGCAGGAAGAATTGGACAAGAACCGGCTCCTGAAGGACAAAGATATCAACTTGATGTGCGTGCTTCCAGCCGATTAACAGAACCAGGAGAATTTGGCGAAATTGTCCTGAGAACAGAAGATGATGGCACATTAGTTAAGCTCAAAGATGTCGGCAGAGCAGAACTAGGTGCAGAAAATTACAATACATTTCTGCGATTTCGTGGCAAAGATGCGATCGGTTTAGGGATTTATCAGGTTCCTGGTAGTAATGCCTTGGATGTAGCCAAGGGAGTCAAAGACGAAATTGCACGATTGGCTCCGAGTTTTCCCCCAGGAATGAAATATCAGGTAGCTTTTGACACCACGATGTTTGTCGAAGAATCGATGGCAGAAGTGGTCAAGACTCTGATTGAATCAGTGGTGCTGGTTGTACTTGTAATTTTTGTGTTTTTGCAAGACTGGCGAACTACCTTAATTCCAGCGTTGACAATTCCACTTTCCTTAATTGGGACATTTGTATTCGTCAAAGTTTTTAACTTTTCCATTAATAGTTTGACTTTGTTTGGTCTGACTTTAGGATCTGGGATGGTGGTAGACGATGCGATCGTGATAGTGGAGCAAATTAGCCGCTTTATTAAGGATAAAGGTATAAGTCCTCGCCGAGCCGCTAGCGAATCAATGGCGGAACTGCTTGGGGCGGTGATTGCAACTTCACTGGTGTTGATGGCGGTGTTTATACCAGTGGCCTTCTTCCCAGGAACTACAGGCGCACTTTATCAGCAATTTGCTCTGACCATTGCCTTTTCCATTGCGATTTCGACTTTTTTGGCTTTGACTTTGACACCTTCTTTGTGTGGGGTCCTGCTGCGTCAAGGACAAAGAACTTCAGGCTGGCTGGGTTGGATTTTTGACCAGATTAATCGGTTTCTCGACTGGGCGCAGTATAACTATAAGCGATCGCTGAATTTTCTCACCCGCTTCAAAAGCGTCATCATTGGGTTGTTTATCGTCTCCTTGGGGATGACTGCTTGGCTGTACACCACAGTACCGACAGCCTTTCTTCCAGATGAAGACGAAGGCTATTTCATCACAATTATCCAAGGACCCCAAGGCGTTTCGCTGCAATATACCAGCGATGTGATTGCCGAAGTAGAAAAAGAAATCCTAAAAATTCCTGAAGTGCTGGGGACTTTTGCGATCGGCGGATTTGGTTTTAGTGGTAGCACCGCTAACAGCGGTATCATATTTACAACCTTAAAATCTTGGGACGAGCGCTCAAAACCCGATCAATCAGTACAGGCGATAATTGGCAAATTGCAGGGTAAATTGTCATCCATCCCAGAAGCCAGGATATTTGCGGTAAATCCACCACCAATTCAGGGTTTAGGCAACTTTGGCGGCTTCGTCTTTCAGCTACAAGACCGCAGAGGTAATACTGGCTTAGAAAATTTGGTGCAGTCGATGGGGCAATTACTTGGTCGCGCCAATCAAACACCAGGATTACAAGCTGTATTCAGTACCTTTGCCGCAGATACACCACAATTAGTTGTGGAAGTAGACCGCAATAAAGCCAAAGCACTGCAAGTTTCTATAGATGATGTCTTCAGTACTTTACAAACTGCTTTGGGTTCACAATATGTGAATGATTTCAATCTTCAGCAGCGCAGTTATCGCGTTTATATCCAAGCAGATCAACAGTTTCGTTCTAATCCCAAAGATATTGGGAAACTCTACGTTCGTTCCCAAAAAAATCAAATGATTCCTTTGAGTAACTTAGTCAAAGTGACGCCAACTGTGGGAGCGCAAACGATAAATCACTATAATCTGTTCCGCTCAATTGAAATTAATGGTGCCGCAGCTCCCGGCTCTAGTTCTGGAGACGCTATTAAGGCAATGGAACAAGTTGCTAAAGCAGTTTTACCAGCAGATTTTAGTTACGAGTGGTCAGGAACTGCATTAGAAGAAATTGATTCTGGCAGCTTAGCGCCTCTGATTTTTGGATTAGGATTGGTATTTGTATTTTTGGTACTAGCTGCTCAATACGAAAACTACATTGACCCTTTTATCATTCTGTTGTCAGTTCCCTTAGCTATTTTTGGAGCGCTGATAGCTCAATCGTTGCGAGGTTTTTCTAATGATGTTTACTGTCAAATTGGTCTACTAATGTTAATTGGTTTGGCTAGTAAGAATGGTATCTTGATTGTGGAATTTGCTAACCAATTACGAGAGCAAGGGCTTTCCATTACCAAAGCCGTAATTGAAGCTTCACAAGAGCGTTTACGCCCAATTTTGATGACTGGCTTTTCTACTCTTTTAGGGATTTACCCCTTGGTTGTCGCTACAGGTGCAGGAGCAGGTAGTCGTCAATCTTTGGGAACCGCAGTGTTTGGCGGCATGTTAATTGCTACTTTTTTGAGTTTGTTTATAGTGCCAATTTTGTATATTGTGATTAAGGAGACGACAGAGCGTTTTATTAAACCAAAACGGCATCAAGAACTGCAATCATAG
- a CDS encoding PEP-CTERM sorting domain-containing protein — translation MKNIFAKIAATTATSAALSVAIAAGANNPAQAIDFNFKWLGDAGYSAIGSFSYDETTAPIIITETGSGATNSLQSLSVSFLDPSQNLLGTYNTVSGGVSQSTFFNFNFDISTHTLFGPLNIGGGTGVIGENFFSGTVGESLRLRQDVNQQGTSITLDDNSGSIQVSKVPEPASILVLLAFAMLGVGSTLKKKQASC, via the coding sequence ATGAAAAATATTTTCGCCAAAATCGCTGCTACCACAGCAACCAGCGCAGCTCTAAGTGTTGCGATCGCTGCTGGTGCTAACAATCCAGCTCAAGCTATTGATTTCAACTTTAAATGGCTAGGTGATGCTGGTTATTCAGCAATAGGTTCATTTAGCTACGACGAAACTACAGCGCCTATCATTATTACAGAAACTGGTAGTGGAGCAACCAACTCTTTACAATCCTTGAGTGTCTCTTTCTTAGACCCATCTCAAAACCTTCTGGGAACTTATAACACAGTTAGTGGTGGGGTGTCCCAATCTACCTTCTTCAATTTCAACTTTGATATTTCCACTCATACATTGTTTGGTCCCCTAAATATAGGAGGAGGAACAGGTGTAATCGGAGAAAACTTCTTTTCTGGAACCGTTGGCGAATCTTTACGATTACGTCAGGATGTCAACCAACAGGGAACATCAATAACACTAGATGACAATTCTGGTTCTATTCAGGTATCCAAAGTTCCTGAACCTGCTTCCATCCTGGTTTTACTGGCATTTGCCATGTTAGGCGTAGGTTCAACTCTGAAGAAAAAGCAAGCCTCTTGCTAG
- a CDS encoding RNA-guided endonuclease InsQ/TnpB family protein: MNYRYRIYPNITQKQSLFEWMDICRVAYNYGLREIKDWCNSRKCMVDRCSISHEYIMAADLSFPSEVKQLNALPNAKKVFPRLTQVPSQVLQQAIKQLHRAWEGFQKIGHGFPRFKKFGQFKSLLFPQFKHNPVQGLHIALPKLGLIPINLHRPIPNGFVVKQVRIINKADIWYASINIQCNVNVPDPMPHGHPIGVDVGIEKFLATSDGVRVISPKFLKVMQSKLKLLQRRLSRKNKRSLNYEKQRIKVARLHHTIDNTRKDFHFKQAHALCDAGDMVFMEDLDYRTLNQGILGKQMLLSGFGQFRTITKYVCWKRGKFFGEVSARGTSLECPECGAEVRKELSVRVHHCRFCGYKTDRDVASGQVIRNRGIALISTAGHVGIESACADGLPGVEETQSRQVSKPRKGKTKKSKK; the protein is encoded by the coding sequence ATGAATTACCGCTATCGAATCTACCCAAACATCACTCAAAAACAGTCGCTTTTTGAGTGGATGGATATTTGTCGCGTTGCCTATAACTACGGGCTGCGAGAAATTAAAGATTGGTGCAATAGCCGGAAATGCATGGTTGACAGATGCTCGATTAGTCATGAGTATATCATGGCGGCTGATTTGAGCTTTCCGAGTGAGGTGAAACAGCTTAATGCCCTGCCAAACGCTAAAAAGGTATTTCCGCGATTGACTCAAGTGCCAAGTCAAGTTTTGCAACAGGCAATCAAGCAATTGCATCGAGCCTGGGAAGGATTTCAAAAAATTGGGCATGGGTTCCCAAGATTCAAAAAGTTTGGGCAATTCAAATCTTTGTTGTTTCCGCAATTTAAACACAATCCAGTACAAGGGTTACACATTGCATTGCCCAAGCTTGGGTTGATTCCAATTAATTTGCATCGCCCAATCCCAAACGGTTTTGTAGTTAAACAAGTACGGATAATTAACAAAGCGGATATTTGGTATGCTTCTATCAACATTCAGTGCAATGTGAATGTTCCCGACCCGATGCCACATGGACATCCAATTGGGGTAGATGTGGGAATAGAAAAGTTTTTGGCAACTAGCGATGGTGTTCGAGTAATTTCGCCCAAATTTCTGAAAGTGATGCAAAGCAAGCTGAAATTGCTGCAACGCAGACTTTCTAGAAAAAACAAGCGCTCTTTAAATTACGAGAAACAAAGGATTAAGGTTGCTAGACTTCACCACACGATTGACAACACCCGTAAGGATTTCCACTTCAAGCAAGCTCATGCCCTTTGTGATGCTGGCGATATGGTCTTTATGGAAGACTTAGATTACCGCACTCTGAATCAGGGTATACTTGGCAAACAAATGCTCTTATCTGGGTTTGGACAGTTCCGAACTATTACCAAGTATGTTTGTTGGAAACGTGGTAAATTCTTCGGTGAAGTTAGTGCTAGAGGGACATCTCTTGAATGTCCTGAGTGTGGTGCAGAAGTTAGAAAAGAATTGAGTGTTAGAGTACATCATTGTCGCTTTTGCGGATACAAAACAGATCGTGATGTTGCTAGTGGTCAAGTAATTAGAAATAGAGGGATAGCCCTCATTAGTACGGCGGGACACGTCGGAATCGAAAGCGCTTGTGCAGACGGTCTACCAGGGGTTGAGGAAACTCAATCTAGGCAAGTGTCGAAACCCCGCAAGGGAAAAACCAAGAAATCTAAGAAGTGA
- a CDS encoding efflux RND transporter periplasmic adaptor subunit codes for MSHSEFPESSFPVEIEQPTVNDSSQESGSLPERSPKPPRKRRWPLLLGIILFIAGVGFGWRWWQTSSASNGASGNQAAARQPMAIPVKLATVETETTQQSSQFLGSLEAPRSVMIKPQIEGRITQIFIKEGNRVQQGQVILTLESDNAQAQLLQARGALQQAQARLAELKAGTRSEEVAQARAQLAQAQARLKDAQAGAQPEEIAQAEAQIDSAKSDLELAQSRAKRYDQLRKEGAVSQDTLDGYLKEQQSAEAALVVAQKRLDQLKKSRNSSINELAAAVEQQQQNLRQLENGSRPEEIAQARSQVTQAAGQVQAAQIQLQYTKVLAPFTGIVGDIPTKVGDYVEKADQLTTLTRNDSLELNIAVPVEEAKKLRLGLPVQMLDTQGKAIATGKVSFISPDASLDSQTVLAKANFGNSRRQLLNRQSVQTKVIWEERPGILIPVTAVSRLGGETFVFVAEAPAENSKPGAPKLVAQQKPVKLGVIEGNNYQVMEGLKPGDKIVVSGILNLTNGAPITPAPETVGSRNF; via the coding sequence ATGTCCCATTCTGAGTTCCCTGAATCTTCCTTTCCTGTTGAAATAGAACAGCCTACTGTTAATGATTCCAGTCAAGAGTCCGGATCGTTGCCAGAGCGATCGCCCAAGCCACCTCGAAAGCGACGTTGGCCTCTGCTGTTGGGAATTATTCTATTCATAGCAGGTGTTGGTTTTGGTTGGCGCTGGTGGCAAACTAGCAGTGCTAGCAATGGAGCATCGGGTAATCAGGCGGCTGCTCGTCAACCTATGGCGATTCCCGTAAAGCTAGCAACTGTAGAGACAGAAACTACGCAACAAAGTTCCCAGTTTCTTGGCTCCTTAGAAGCTCCACGCTCGGTAATGATTAAGCCACAAATTGAAGGACGAATTACCCAAATTTTCATCAAAGAGGGCAACCGAGTGCAACAAGGGCAAGTTATTCTGACCTTGGAAAGCGATAATGCCCAAGCCCAGTTATTACAAGCTAGAGGCGCACTCCAACAAGCCCAGGCGCGTCTTGCTGAACTGAAAGCAGGTACGCGCTCTGAAGAAGTTGCCCAAGCCAGAGCGCAGTTAGCCCAAGCCCAAGCTCGTCTCAAAGATGCCCAAGCAGGAGCGCAACCAGAAGAAATTGCTCAGGCTGAGGCTCAAATTGATTCAGCTAAATCAGATCTAGAACTAGCCCAATCACGAGCTAAGCGATACGACCAATTGAGAAAAGAGGGCGCTGTTTCCCAAGATACTTTAGATGGATATCTCAAAGAACAGCAAAGTGCTGAAGCTGCCCTTGTAGTAGCCCAGAAGCGTTTAGACCAACTCAAAAAGAGCAGAAATTCTAGTATCAATGAGCTAGCTGCTGCTGTAGAACAACAGCAACAGAACTTAAGACAACTGGAAAATGGTTCTCGCCCAGAAGAAATTGCCCAAGCGCGATCGCAAGTCACTCAAGCAGCCGGTCAAGTCCAAGCTGCCCAAATCCAACTGCAATACACAAAAGTCCTAGCTCCTTTTACTGGCATTGTTGGTGATATTCCCACAAAAGTCGGAGATTACGTAGAAAAAGCAGATCAGCTCACTACACTAACTAGGAATGATTCATTAGAACTGAATATTGCCGTTCCCGTAGAAGAAGCCAAAAAGTTGCGTTTGGGATTACCCGTGCAAATGCTCGATACCCAAGGCAAAGCCATAGCCACAGGTAAAGTCAGTTTCATCTCCCCAGATGCCAGTTTAGATTCCCAAACAGTTTTGGCTAAAGCCAACTTTGGCAATTCTAGAAGACAACTGCTTAATCGCCAGTCAGTACAAACCAAAGTAATCTGGGAGGAACGCCCAGGAATTTTAATTCCAGTGACAGCAGTATCTCGCCTGGGTGGCGAGACATTTGTCTTTGTGGCTGAAGCGCCAGCAGAAAACTCGAAACCCGGAGCGCCAAAATTGGTGGCTCAGCAAAAGCCCGTGAAGTTGGGAGTTATTGAGGGCAATAATTATCAAGTTATGGAAGGACTAAAACCTGGCGACAAAATTGTTGTTTCAGGTATTCTCAACCTCACCAATGGCGCCCCCATCACTCCTGCACCTGAAACAGTCGGTAGTCGGAATTTTTAG
- a CDS encoding PEP-CTERM sorting domain-containing protein has translation MKNIFAKIAATTATSAALSVAIAAGANDPAQAIDFNFKWLGNAGYSAVGSFSYDETTAPTIITESGGGATDFLESLSVSFLDPSQNLLGTYNTVSGGVSESDFFSFNFDSSTQKLFGRFDVAGGTGIIGEYYFQGTVGDSLFLRQDIDQISQFRTLDQNSGSIDVTKVPEPASMLGLLAFGMLGVGTTLKKKQASC, from the coding sequence ATGAAAAATATTTTCGCCAAAATTGCTGCTACCACAGCAACCAGCGCGGCTCTCAGTGTTGCGATCGCTGCTGGTGCTAACGACCCAGCTCAAGCTATTGATTTCAACTTTAAATGGCTAGGTAATGCTGGTTATTCAGCAGTAGGTTCATTTAGCTACGACGAAACTACAGCACCTACGATTATTACAGAAAGTGGTGGTGGAGCCACCGACTTTTTAGAATCCTTGAGCGTCTCTTTCTTAGACCCGTCTCAAAACCTTCTGGGAACTTACAACACCGTTAGTGGTGGTGTGTCAGAATCTGATTTCTTCTCTTTCAACTTTGATAGTTCCACTCAGAAATTGTTTGGGCGCTTTGATGTAGCAGGAGGAACGGGTATAATCGGAGAATATTATTTCCAGGGAACCGTTGGCGACTCTTTGTTCTTACGTCAGGATATCGATCAAATATCACAATTTAGAACATTAGATCAAAATTCTGGTTCTATTGACGTAACCAAAGTTCCTGAACCTGCTTCTATGTTGGGTTTACTAGCATTTGGCATGTTGGGCGTAGGTACAACTCTGAAGAAAAAGCAAGCCTCTTGTTAG
- a CDS encoding glycosyltransferase family 4 protein, translating into MHILIYSYNYYPEPIGIAPLMTELAEGLVKRGHEVRVITAMPNYPERQIYDEYRGKWYVTEQKNGVTIQRSYVRIKSKPNIVDRLLLELSFVFTSLPQAFKGERPDAIILTVPPLLGILPATILSCLYNCPLVLNVQDILPEAAVRIGLLKNKWMIRILAALEKFAYRTAHTISVIADGFTENLVNKGVPVNKIVCIPNWVNINFIRPLSKNNNSWISRHQLDGKFVVLYSGNIALTQGLETVIQGAACLRQIKDIVFVIVGESRALQRLQEYCLLNGADNVLLLPLQPREELPEMLAASDVGLIVQKHNVISFNMPSKIPLLLASGRPIVGSVPASGTAARAIALSGGGIIVEPESPHALADAVKDLYTNPTLAAKLGHTGRQFAEANYSLEQALDRYEWLLSQIVTNQQSIGGILPKLHSKKSVVDG; encoded by the coding sequence ATGCACATTCTGATCTATTCCTACAACTATTATCCAGAGCCGATTGGAATTGCTCCCTTAATGACCGAATTGGCAGAAGGACTAGTAAAGCGAGGTCATGAAGTGCGAGTGATCACTGCAATGCCCAACTATCCTGAGCGCCAGATTTACGATGAATATCGGGGTAAGTGGTACGTTACTGAACAAAAAAACGGCGTCACAATCCAACGAAGTTACGTACGAATTAAGTCTAAACCCAATATCGTAGATCGGCTGTTATTGGAGTTGAGTTTTGTTTTCACCAGCTTACCGCAAGCTTTTAAAGGGGAACGTCCAGATGCGATTATTTTAACAGTTCCGCCTCTACTAGGTATTTTACCAGCAACAATACTTAGTTGTTTATACAATTGCCCACTAGTTCTGAATGTGCAAGATATTTTACCAGAAGCTGCCGTGCGTATTGGGCTACTGAAAAACAAGTGGATGATCCGAATTCTTGCAGCCTTAGAGAAATTTGCATATCGGACTGCACACACAATTAGCGTCATTGCCGATGGGTTTACTGAGAATTTAGTGAATAAGGGAGTACCTGTTAATAAAATTGTTTGTATTCCCAATTGGGTGAATATAAATTTCATTCGCCCTTTATCAAAAAATAATAACTCCTGGATATCTAGACATCAACTAGATGGGAAATTTGTAGTACTTTATTCCGGAAACATTGCGCTCACACAAGGTTTAGAGACAGTTATACAAGGAGCAGCTTGCTTGCGTCAGATTAAAGATATTGTTTTTGTGATTGTTGGTGAATCAAGAGCGTTGCAAAGGTTGCAAGAATATTGTCTATTAAATGGAGCGGATAATGTCTTGCTGCTACCTTTGCAGCCGCGAGAAGAATTACCAGAAATGCTAGCAGCATCAGATGTGGGGCTGATTGTACAAAAACACAATGTTATTTCGTTCAATATGCCTTCAAAAATACCACTCCTGCTGGCGAGTGGTCGCCCGATTGTGGGTTCAGTTCCGGCCAGTGGTACTGCTGCTAGAGCGATCGCACTTAGTGGTGGTGGCATCATTGTGGAGCCAGAATCACCCCATGCTTTAGCAGATGCAGTAAAAGATTTATATACCAATCCGACTCTAGCAGCAAAGCTAGGTCACACAGGTAGACAGTTCGCCGAAGCAAACTATTCCTTAGAGCAAGCACTTGATCGCTATGAGTGGCTGTTATCTCAGATTGTTACCAATCAACAATCAATCGGGGGGATTTTACCAAAATTGCATTCCAAGAAATCTGTTGTGGATGGTTGA
- the glyS gene encoding glycine--tRNA ligase subunit beta, producing MPAFLLEIGTEELPASFLSDALVQWQERIPRSLEANSLKGESVEVYGTPRRLAVLIKGLPSQQPDREEEIKGPPAQAAFKDGQPTPAAVGFAKKQGVEVDALSVRPTDKGDFVFVQKRIPGRPVAEILTELFPQWIWGLEGKRLMRWGDGDARFSRPIRWLVALLDDTVLPLELVNGSKRIQSDRISQGHRVLHPESVTIAQATDYVTTLKSAFVTVDPAERANLITEQVNTVAEKLGGHTVIYPDLLKEVTNLVEYPSAVVGKFEPEFLELPTEVVTEVMVTHQRYFPVFKSGSLEQELLPNFITISNADPQKSDIVAVGNERVIRARLADGRFFYEADLTKPIDSFLPKLETVTFQEELGSLRVKVDRVVKIAEQITSQLELAANQSQKIHRAALLCKADLVTQMVYEFPELQGIMGEKYALASGEDSEVAKAIFQHYLPTGAGDNLPETLTGQVVGLADRLDTLVSIFGLGLIPSGSSDPFALRRAANAVVKITWFANLPIKLDDLLLQIATNFAATYQKDLASLTTALQEFFLQRIRTLLQEEKQIDYDLVNAVLGENDPEYTERALKDLLDVRDRALYLQQIRNNGTLDSIYETVNRSTRLAAQGDLDTKQLEPTAVIREELFQKPSEVALYNALVDLVPETQAAQENRNYQLLVAALTKIAPTVSNFFDGPDSVLVMDSDPEIKRNRLHLLGLVRNHARVLADFGAIVNK from the coding sequence ATGCCTGCGTTTTTATTAGAAATTGGTACAGAAGAACTACCTGCAAGTTTTCTCAGTGATGCCTTAGTGCAATGGCAAGAGCGCATTCCCCGGAGTTTGGAAGCAAATAGCCTCAAGGGCGAAAGTGTTGAGGTGTACGGCACTCCCCGGCGTTTGGCGGTATTGATTAAAGGTCTACCATCTCAGCAACCAGACCGAGAAGAAGAAATTAAAGGGCCTCCCGCCCAAGCCGCCTTTAAAGATGGTCAGCCGACACCAGCAGCAGTAGGCTTTGCCAAAAAGCAAGGCGTGGAAGTAGATGCGCTGTCTGTTCGCCCCACTGACAAAGGGGATTTTGTGTTTGTGCAAAAAAGAATTCCCGGTCGTCCGGTGGCGGAAATTTTGACAGAACTTTTTCCCCAGTGGATTTGGGGCTTGGAAGGTAAGCGATTGATGCGTTGGGGTGATGGCGATGCGAGGTTTTCTCGACCAATTCGCTGGCTGGTGGCTTTGTTAGATGATACGGTGCTGCCTTTAGAGTTGGTGAATGGTTCTAAAAGGATTCAGAGCGATCGCATTTCCCAAGGTCATCGCGTCTTACATCCTGAATCTGTAACAATTGCCCAAGCTACAGATTATGTTACCACCCTCAAATCTGCCTTTGTTACCGTTGACCCAGCAGAACGGGCAAATTTAATCACAGAACAAGTAAATACAGTAGCAGAAAAGTTAGGTGGACATACAGTAATTTACCCTGATTTGCTAAAAGAAGTAACCAACCTGGTAGAATATCCCTCCGCAGTTGTCGGTAAATTTGAACCAGAATTTTTAGAATTACCGACTGAGGTAGTTACAGAAGTTATGGTTACTCACCAGCGTTACTTTCCTGTATTTAAATCAGGTAGTTTAGAACAAGAATTATTGCCGAATTTCATCACCATTTCTAACGCTGATCCCCAAAAATCAGATATTGTTGCCGTGGGTAATGAGCGGGTAATTCGTGCCAGATTAGCTGATGGCAGATTTTTCTACGAAGCTGATTTAACGAAGCCAATAGATAGCTTTTTACCCAAGTTAGAAACAGTCACTTTCCAAGAAGAATTGGGTTCTTTACGTGTCAAGGTAGATAGAGTAGTTAAGATTGCCGAGCAAATAACTAGTCAATTAGAATTAGCAGCAAATCAAAGCCAAAAAATCCACCGTGCTGCTTTATTATGTAAAGCCGATTTGGTCACCCAAATGGTGTATGAATTCCCAGAATTGCAAGGCATTATGGGAGAAAAATATGCCTTAGCCAGTGGTGAAGATAGCGAAGTTGCAAAGGCAATTTTTCAACATTACTTGCCAACGGGAGCCGGTGATAATTTACCTGAAACACTCACAGGTCAAGTAGTCGGTTTAGCGGATAGATTAGATACTTTGGTGAGTATCTTTGGTTTAGGTTTAATTCCTTCCGGTTCTTCCGATCCCTTTGCTTTGCGCCGTGCTGCCAATGCAGTGGTGAAAATTACTTGGTTTGCGAATTTACCAATAAAATTAGATGATTTACTGTTGCAAATAGCCACGAATTTTGCAGCAACATATCAGAAAGATCTGGCATCATTAACCACAGCATTACAAGAATTTTTCTTACAACGTATCCGTACTTTGTTGCAAGAAGAAAAACAGATTGATTATGACTTGGTAAATGCAGTTTTGGGAGAAAACGATCCAGAATATACAGAACGGGCATTAAAGGATTTATTAGATGTACGCGATCGCGCCTTATATCTGCAACAAATTCGTAACAACGGCACTTTAGATAGCATCTATGAAACTGTTAACCGTTCCACACGCTTAGCCGCCCAAGGTGACTTGGATACAAAACAGCTAGAACCCACAGCCGTAATCCGTGAAGAACTATTCCAAAAGCCTTCGGAAGTGGCTTTGTATAACGCCTTAGTTGATTTAGTGCCAGAAACTCAAGCCGCACAAGAAAACAGAAATTATCAACTGTTAGTAGCAGCCTTAACAAAAATTGCTCCCACAGTTAGTAACTTCTTTGACGGACCAGATAGCGTTTTAGTAATGGATTCCGATCCAGAAATTAAGCGTAATCGATTACATCTGTTGGGATTAGTTCGCAATCACGCCCGTGTTTTGGCTGATTTTGGGGCGATCGTCAACAAGTAG